In a genomic window of Brassica rapa cultivar Chiifu-401-42 chromosome A10, CAAS_Brap_v3.01, whole genome shotgun sequence:
- the LOC103864854 gene encoding ubiquinol-cytochrome-c reductase complex assembly factor 1, whose amino-acid sequence MFPRLGRAVTQISKLRSFSSNASPFFSRCGYATVAQADDAPSQNDFPSKSPVNLDKLFWSKPCSLALPKDSPLRVDEPDYQGVRRFILKMLLFYSKQSTSIRGANVIYKRIIAQVDTPAIYDVFNLEKTFKITYSLLVLHMWLVLRRLKQEGKEGVDLGQYVYEIYNHNVEVRVSKAGVNLLLLTWMKELERIFFGNVVAYDEALLPDAKPNDLQIKLWRNVFSDDGTTTPDETDLKAAKAMARYVRREVGSLSLTDKESIFSGNFSFTPLENKASVT is encoded by the exons ATGTTTCCCAGATTAGGTCGAGCTGTCACTCAAATCTCAAAGCTCCGATCTTTCTCCTCAAATGCGTCGCCCTTTTTCTCGCGCTGTGGCTACGCGACTGTAGCTCAGGCGGATGATGCTCCGTCGCAGAATGATTTCCCCAGCAAATCTCCG GTAAACTTGGATAAGCTGTTTTGGTCAAAGCCATGTTCACTGGCTCTTCCCAAAGACTCTCCTCTCAGAGTTGATGAGCCAGACTACCAAGGGGTTCGTCGCTTTATACTAAAGATGCTTTTGTTCTATAGCAAACAGAGCACTTCTATCCGTGGGGCAAACGTTATCTACAAGCGCATCATTGCTCAAGTCGACACACCTGCTATTTATGATG TGTTCAACTTGGAGAAAACCTTCAAAATAACATATTCCTTGCTTGTCCTTCATATGTGGCTTGTCTTACGCCGTTTGAAGCAAGAGGGAAAGGAAGGTGTTGATCTTGGTCAATATGTGTATGAGATCTACAATCATAATGTGGAAGTCAGGGTCTCTAAAGCCGGG GTTAACTTGCTTCTCTTGACATGGATGAAGGAACTGGAGAGAATCTTTTTTGGAAATGTTGTTGCCTATGATGAGGCACTACTTCCAGATGCTAAACCAAATGATCTACAAATCAAGTTATGGAG GAATGTATTTTCTGATGATGGAACAACAACACCTGATGAAACGGATTTGAAAGCAGCAAAG GCAATGGCAAGATATGTCCGGAGAGAAGTTGGTTCTCTTTCTCTAACAG ATAAAGAGTCCATATTCTCCGGCAACTTCTCCTTCACCCCCTTGGAGAACAAAGCCTCAGTGACTTGA
- the LOC117129306 gene encoding uncharacterized protein LOC117129306, with product MTNDNDTPTPMDTSDVIQTPLNAAATGVTTAGNITASTTAATTSTFLPAGNAADETTRRTLFGAGLYQTGSISATASGPVAVQTPPTVPSVFTQGLMPNQFDGKGFKTWQKKMLFFLATMKLEKFLQEDKPLMPYGIDDVHSLATVDIWVHSDFICKGYILGRLIDPLYRVYCEIPTAKELWRSLDKKYRGEDAGCQKYVVSKFHDFKMVDSKPIMDQVEALQLICHEIAAEGMSICETFTTLSFIEKLPPSYADFKNYLKHKKKKMGLEELITRLQMESRNRTAAKVGTKEHSVNMAEHKGKGKAHAYSPAKPSKTAAALKASGKNFKNKGIEINANVEKFKGKCHYCHKVGHKTVECRKRSRMRKIRQISLRRISLLW from the coding sequence ATGACAAACGATAATGACACTCCCACTCCCATGGACACCTCGGATGTCATTCAGACTCCACTCAACGCTGCAGCAACTGGCGTGACAACCGCTGGAAACATCACAGCGTCAACCACTGCAGCAACAACGAGCACTTTCCTCCCTGCGGGGAATGCTGCTGATGAAACCACTCGCCGTACCCTATTCGGTGCTGGTCTTTATCAGACGGGTTCCATTTCAGCAACTGCAAGTGGTCCGGTGGCAGTTCAAACTCCTCCGACTGTCCCTAGTGTGTTCACTCAAGGACTGATGCCAAACCAGTTTGATGGCAAAGGTTTCAAAACGTGGCAGAAGAAGATGTTGTTCTTCCTGGCAACGATGAAGCTGGAGAAGTTCCTCCAGGAGGACAAGCCCCTTATGCCCTACGGGATTGATGATGTTCACAGCCTCGCAACTGTTGACATATGGGTGCATTCCGACTTCATCTGCAAAGGCTACATTTTGGGTCGCCTCATTGACCCATTGTACCGTGTCTACTGTGAGATTCCCACGGCGAAAGAGCTATGGAGATCACTAGACAAGAAGTACAGAGGTGAGGACGCTGGCTGCCAGAAGTATGTGGTCTCAAAATTCCACGACTTCAAAATGGTGGATTCAAAACCCATCATGGATCAGGTGGAAGCGCTTCAGCTCATTTGCCATGAAATCGCTGCTGAAGGAATGTCCATCTGCGAGACATTCACAACTCTCAGCTTCATTGAAAAGCTTCCTCCAAGCTATGCGGATTTCAAGAACTACTtgaagcacaagaagaagaagatggggctCGAGGAGCTCATCACGAGGCTTCAGATGGAATCCAGAAACCGAACTGCTGCAAAGGTCGGTACAAAGGAGCACAGTGTCAACATGGCTGAGCACAAAGGAAAAGGAAAGGCACACGCCTATTCTCCTGCCAAGCCTTCCAAAACTGCTGCAGCCTTGAAGGCTTCtggaaaaaacttcaagaacaaAGGTATTGAGATCAATGCGAATGTGGAGAAGTTCAAGGGGAAATGTCACTACTGCCACAAAGTGGGGCATAAGACTGTTGAGTGTCGAAAAAGATCAAGGATGAGAAAGATCAGGCAAATCTCACTGAGGAGGATCTCGTTGCTGTGGTGA